The segment GCTGTAGGCGCGGATGGCTCTTCCCAGGTAGGTGCGCGTCAGGAAGACATGGGTCGCGGCGATGATCGCGACGGATGCCACCGCGACATACGTACCTCCCAAGGGGAGGTCAATGGGTCCGAAGACGAGGGTCGGCGTGCTGTACCGCACGGCGACCGGGTGGGCCAGGACGGCCACACCCAGGTTCACCAGGACCAAGCTGAGCCCGAAGGTCGCCACCAGGGTCACGAGCTCGGTCTGGAGCGTCACCTGTTCCTTCCCGCGTAGCTCGCGGTGCAGGAAGCCGAAGTAGAAGCCGATGCCGATTGCCAGGCCCAGGAGGGCATCGATGGGCGCGGCGACGAGGGGGTCGAGCCCCCAATACAGGTTGAGAAAGTAGGCACCGTAGGCCCCGAGCATGACGAACTCCCCATGGGCGATGTTCACCACCTTGGTGACGCCCCAGATCAGGTTGAGCCCGTGGGCGATCGCGGCGAGGACGCAACCTAGGAGCACCCCGTAAACTAGGAACGCAGCTAGGGTCCCCGCGTCGACCATGCGGTTCTCAAGTCCTGGACCTTAGCTTCCTGTATAGGGGTACTGCACGGCGGCCGACGCGACCGAGGTCGGCCAGACGACCTTGAGGGCGCCGGCCTGCCACTGGTCGACGACCATGGAGTGGGCGATCTGCAGTCCGGTGGAACTGACCTGGAACTCCCCGAAGAAAGTCATTGCCTTCATGGACCCGAGGGCGGCTCGCACGCTCGCGGTGTTGAGGCTTTGCGCCACTTGGATGGCGTGCGCCAGGATGAACACCGTCGCCGCGGCTTCTCCCGAGTGATAGGTCGGCGTCGCGCTGCTCGTCAGGTTCCCGTAGAGGGAGGTGAACTGGGCCCCGCTCGGCCCGTACCACGTGAAGCCCGCGGCCGTCGCCATCGACGGCGTGTAGCTCACGCTCGTCTCCCACTGGGACGGTCCGGTCACGTTGTTCGAGGCTGCGTGGAGCTGCGACTGGAAACTCCCCTCCGTCACGGCGACGAGGAGAGAAACGAAGCTGGGGGTCCACGCCACCGACGTGAGTTGT is part of the Thermoplasmata archaeon genome and harbors:
- a CDS encoding branched-chain amino acid ABC transporter permease, which codes for MVDAGTLAAFLVYGVLLGCVLAAIAHGLNLIWGVTKVVNIAHGEFVMLGAYGAYFLNLYWGLDPLVAAPIDALLGLAIGIGFYFGFLHRELRGKEQVTLQTELVTLVATFGLSLVLVNLGVAVLAHPVAVRYSTPTLVFGPIDLPLGGTYVAVASVAIIAATHVFLTRTYLGRAIRAYSQDIAAAKLMGVDPTKVAAVATGLGFATTMAGGALLTVWLHVGIDPYLGQIYAPISFVIVALGGAGKMWGSLVGGLTLGILLDVLPAFIPSDFAYAIAFLVIIPVLVFTPEGILR